In Sander lucioperca isolate FBNREF2018 chromosome 12, SLUC_FBN_1.2, whole genome shotgun sequence, one DNA window encodes the following:
- the agmat gene encoding agmatinase, mitochondrial has protein sequence MSYSELTASMFSFWRNLNIPRAVSGTAADLFFLPRQTSALYPNRKCSGKRYNVPPSAEFVARVSGIPTMAKLPFQETADGLDAAFIGVPIDTGTSNRPGARFGPRQIRVESAMLRSYNSGTRAAPYESLMVADIGDVNVNVYDLKDTCKRIREAYRKILATGCIPLTMGGDHTIAYPILQAVAEKHGPVGLIHVDAHADTSDVVLGEKIGHGTPFRRCVEEGLLDCKRVVQIGLRGSGYSADSYEWSRAQGFRVIQAEECWFKSLAPVMAEVRGQMGSGPVYLSFDIDALDPGFAPGTGTPEIAGLTPIQGVEIIRGCRGLNLVGCDLVEVSPPYDTSGNTALTGANLLFEMLCVLPKMKYY, from the exons ATGTCATACTCAGAACTCACAGCAAGTATGTTTTCATTTTGGAGAAACCTTAATATACCTCGCGCTGTTAGTGGGACTGCAGCGGACTTATTCTTTCTGCCTCGTCAAACGTCGGCTCTCTACCCCAACAGAAAGTGCTCGGGGAAAAGGTACAATGTGCCACCGAGCGCCGAGTTTGTTGCCAGGGTGTCGGGGATCCCCACCATGGCCAAGTTACCCTTCCAGGAGACAGCGGACGGGCTAGACGCGGCGTTTATCGGGGTCCCAATTGATACTGGAACCTCCAACCGACCCGGAGCAAG GTTTGGTCCCCGGCAGATCCGAGTGGAATCTGCCATGTTGAGATCTTACAACAGTGGCACCAGGGCAGCGCCTTACGAGTCCCTCATGGTGGCTGATATTGGGGACGTCAATGTGAATGTGTATGACCTGAAGGACACCTGCAAACGCATCAGGGAGGCCTACAGAAAAATCCTGGCTACCGGCTGTATTCCTCTGACTATGG GTGGCGATCACACAATTGCATATCCAATCCTGCAAGCTGTTGCTGAGAA GCATGGCCCAGTGGGGCTGATCCACGTGGATGCTCATGCTGACACCAGTGATGTGGTCTTGGGGGAGAAGATTGGACATGGGACTCCATTCAGACGATGTGTGGAGGAAGGGCTACTGGACTGCAAGAGAGTGGTTCAGATCGGCCTGCGTGGTTCAGGCTACTCTGCAGATTCCTATGAATGGAGCCGGGCGCAG GGTTTCCGTGTGATACAAGCAGAAGAGTGTTGGTTCAAATCTCTTGCACCTGTGATGgctgaggtcagaggtcagatggGCAGCGGTCCAGTATACCTCAGCTTCGACATCGATGCTCTTGACCCGGGCTTTGCCCCGGGAACAGGCACACCAGAGATAGCAGGGCTTACTCCTATACAG ggagtTGAGATTATTCGGGGCTGTCGTGGTCTAAACCTTGTTGGATGTGATCTGGTGGAGGTGTCTCCACCCTACGACACCTCAG GGAACACTGCACTGACTGGTGCCAACCTTCTTTTTGAAATGTTGTGCGTCCTCCCAAAAATGAAATACTACTGa
- the LOC116043720 gene encoding tubulin alpha chain yields the protein MRECISIHVGQAGVQIGNACWELYCLEHGIQPDGQMPSDKAIGGGDDSFNTFFSETGAGKHVPRAVFVDLEPTVIDEVRTGTYRQLFHPEQLITGKEDAANNYARGHYTIGKEIIDLVLDRIRKLADQCTGLQGFLVFHSFGGGTGSGFTSLLMERLSVDYGKKSKLEFSIYPAPQVSTAVVEPYNAILTTHTTLEHSDCAFMVDNEAIYDICRRNLDIERPTYTNLNRLISQIVSSITASLRFDGALNVDLTEFQTNLVPYPRIHFPLATYAPVISAEKAYHEQLSVSEITNACFEPANQMVKCDPRHGKYMACCLLFRGDVVPKDVNAAIATIKTKRSIQFVDWCPTGFKVGINYQPPTVVPGGDLAKVQRAVCMLSNTTAIAEAWARLDHKFDLMYAKRAFVHWYVGEGMEEGEFSEAREDMAALEKDYEEVGVDSIEGEGEEEGEEY from the exons ATG cgTGAGTGTATCTCCATCCATGTCGGTCAGGCCGGAGTCCAGATTGGCAACGCCTGCTGGGAGCTTTACTGCCTGGAACATGGGATCCAGCCGGACGGGCAGATGCCCAGTGACAAAGCCATCGGAGGAGGAGACGATTCCTTCAACACCTTCTTCAGTGAGACTGGAGCTGGAAAGCACGTCCCCAGGGCTgtttttgtggatctggagccCACTGTCATCG ATGAGGTGCGCACTGGGACCTACCGCCAGCTATTCCACCCTGAGCAGCTGATCACCGGCAAGGAGGATGCCGCCAACAACTACGCCCGTGGACACTACACCATCGGCAAAGAGATCATCGACCTGGTGCTGGACAGGATCCGCAAACTG GCTGACCAGTGCACAGGCCTTCAGGGCTTTCTGGTTTTCCACAGCTTCGGAGGTGGCACCGGCTCTGGTTTCACCTCCCTGCTGATGGAGCGCCTGTCTGTCGACTACGGCAAGAAGTCCAAGCTGGAGTTCTCCATCTACCCAGCTCCCCAGGTGTCCACGGCTGTGGTGGAGCCCTACAACGCCATCCTGACCACCCACACCACCCTGGAGCACTCTGACTGTGCCTTCATGGTGGACAACGAGGCCATCTACGATATCTGCCGCAGGAACCTCGATATTGAGCGTCCCACTTACACCAACCTGAACAGGTTGATCAGTCAGATAGTGTCCTCCATCACTGCCTCCCTCCGTTTCGACGGTGCCCTCAATGTCGATCTGACAGAGTTCCAGACCAACTTGGTGCCATATCCCCGTATCCACTTCCCTCTGGCCACCTATGCCCCTGTCATCTCTGCTGAGAAGGCTTACCATGAGCAGCTCTCGGTGTCAGAAATCACCAACGCCTGCTTCgagccagccaatcagatggtGAAATGTGACCCTCGCCACGGCAAATACATGGCTTGCTGCCTGCTGTTCCGTGGCGATGTGGTGCCCAAAGATGTGAATGCGGCCATCGCCACCATTAAAACCAAGCGCTCCATCCAGTTTGTGGACTGGTGCCCCACTGGTTTCAAGGTGGGCATCAACTACCAGCCGCCCACTGTAGTTCCTGGTGGAGACCTGGCCAAGGTCCAGAGGGCTGTGTGCATGCTGAGCAACACCACTGCTATTGCAGAGGCCTGGGCTCGGCTTGACCACAAGTTTGATCTGATGTACGCAAAGCGTGCCTTTGTCCACTGGTATGTGGGCGAGgggatggaggagggagagtTCTCCGAGGCCAGAGAGGACATGGCAGCTCTGGAGAAGGATTACGAGGAGGTTGGAGTCGACTCTATTGAGGGTGAGGgcgaggaggaaggagaggaataTTAA